The proteins below are encoded in one region of Sulfolobus islandicus Y.N.15.51:
- a CDS encoding CDP-2,3-bis-(O-geranylgeranyl)-sn-glycerol synthase codes for MSIAYDLLLSILIYLPAFIANGSGPFIKRGTPIDFGKNFVDGRRLFGDGKTFEGLIVALTFGTTVGVIISKFFTAEWTLISFLESLFAMIGDMIGAFIKRRLGIPRGGRVLGLDQLDFVLGASLILVLMRVNITWYQFLFICGLAFFLHQGTNYVAYLLKIKNVPW; via the coding sequence TTGTCTATAGCATACGATCTTTTATTATCAATTCTCATATATCTACCTGCATTTATCGCTAATGGAAGTGGTCCATTCATTAAAAGGGGGACTCCAATAGATTTTGGTAAGAATTTCGTAGATGGGAGGAGACTATTTGGAGATGGGAAGACCTTTGAGGGTCTAATTGTTGCATTAACTTTCGGTACTACAGTAGGTGTTATTATATCTAAATTTTTTACAGCTGAGTGGACTCTTATATCGTTTTTAGAGTCCTTATTCGCAATGATAGGGGATATGATTGGTGCCTTCATAAAGAGGAGACTTGGTATACCTAGGGGTGGAAGAGTTTTAGGTTTAGATCAATTAGATTTTGTCTTAGGAGCTTCTCTAATACTTGTGTTGATGCGTGTAAATATTACGTGGTATCAGTTTTTGTTCATATGTGGATTAGCTTTCTTTTTGCATCAAGGGACAAACTACGTTGCTTATTTGCTAAAAATTAAAAATGTCCCATGGTGA